A single window of Stigmatopora nigra isolate UIUO_SnigA chromosome 20, RoL_Snig_1.1, whole genome shotgun sequence DNA harbors:
- the LOC144213433 gene encoding uncharacterized protein LOC144213433 has translation MQTPSPKMSGFRNDLSGDGQESVDFEGEVELPQIKEGEPEFHQQQIGDKQLPIKREEDHFTWSLGEFVNREDVLGLASAGPEPGSTTIWPLIREEEPEFPQQQMRDEQLPIKKEEDDFTWSFGEFVKRDYLGVASEGAEPANALAWPQIKEEETKFFQQQHKREEQQSPIKKEEQNDTEATGEPSRRTDNLCRANREAQTVNCSSAERMQADNVIAPPPDGNNVLRVDEGFKKKPCGWKCSQCGKTFGGKSSLKTQIRSHTCGKPFACSVCGKAFAQNGSLKIHTRTHTGEKPFSCLICSKAFSQNENVKTHIRSHTGEKPFLCSVCGQKFTRKDSLISHARTHTGEKPFSCSVCGLTFTHKESLKTHTRTHTGEKPFSCSVCGQTFTRKGQLNLHTRTHTGEESFSCSVCGQTFTHKESLRTHTRIHTGEKPFSCSVCGQTFPRKGQLNLHTRTHTGEKPFSCSVCGQTFRQKESLKMHTRNHTGEKPFSCTVCGQTFTQKGHLNLHTRTHTGEKPFSCSVCGQVFARKGHLNRHERIHTGEKPFSCLVCGRRYTHKGSLNNHARTHTGEKPFSCSVCGQTFTRKDYLNLHTRTHTGEKPFSCSVCGKTFTHKETLKRHTRTHAGEKTFLCSVCGKTFTHKGSLKVHARTHTGEKTFSCSVCGQRCTQKDHLNLHTRTHTGEKKMCSICSKAFSKNT, from the exons ATGCAAACACCAAGCCCGAAAATGTCAG gtttcagaaatgatcTTAGTGGTGATGGGCAGGAGTCTGTTGACTTTGAAGGGGAAGTTGAGCTCCCGCAAATCAAGGAGGGGGAGCCAGAGTTCCATCAACAACAAATAGGAGAcaagcaacttccaatcaaaagggaggaagatcatttcacctggtcacttggtgagttcGTGAATAGGGAAGATGTTCTGGGCTTGGCCAGCGCAGGGCCAGAGCCTGGAAGCACCACAATATGGCCCCTAATTagagaggaggagccagagttccctcaacaacaaatgagagacgAGCAACTTCCCATCAAAAAGGAAGAAGATGATTTCACCTGGTCATTTGGTGAGTTCGTGAAAAGAGATTATCTTGGCGTAGCCAGCGAAGGGGCGGAACCTGCAAACGCCTtagcatggccccaaattaaagaagAGGAGACAAAGTTCTTCCAACAACAGCACAAGAGAGAAGAGCAGCaatctccaatcaaaaaggaggagcaAAATGACACTGAGGCAACTGGTGAACCATCCAGGAGGACAGATAATCTGTGCAGGGCCAACAGAGAGGCACAGACTGTGAACTGCAGCTCAGCAGAAAGAATGCAAGCAGATAATGTCATCGCTCCTCCACCAGATGGGAACAACGTGCTTCGTGTTGATGAAGGTTTTAAGAAAAAACCCTGTGGCTGGAAATGCtctcagtgtgggaaaacttttggggGAAAGTCTTCTTTGAAAACACAAATAAGGAGCCATACTTGTGGAAAACCATTTGCATGCTCAGTGTGTGGTAAAGCATTTGCACAAAAtggaagtttaaaaatacacacaagaacccacactggcgaaaaaccattttcatgcttaaTTTgtagtaaagccttttctcaaaatgaAAACgtaaaaacccacataagaagccacactggtgaaaagccatttttgtgttcTGTTTGTGGTCAAAAATTCACACGAAAGGACAGtttaattagtcatgcaagaacgcacacgggtgaaaaaccattttcatgctcagtttgtggtctaacattcacacacaaggaaagcttaaaaacgcacacaagaacccacactggtgaaaaaccgttttcatgttcagtttgtggtcagacatttacaCGGAAGGGACAGTTAAATCTTCACACAAGAACTCACACTGGTGAGGAATcgttttcatgttcagtttgtggtcaaacattcacacacaaggaaagCTTAAGAACGcacacaagaatccacactggtgaaaaaccattttcctgttcagtttgtggtcagacatttccACGGAAGGGACAGTTAAATCTTCACACacgaacccacactggtgaaaaaccattttcatgctcagtttgcgGTCAAACCTTCAGACAAAAGGAAAGCTTAAAAATGCACACAAGaaaccacactggtgaaaaaccgttttcgtgtacagtttgtggtcagacatttacaCAGAAAGGACACTTAAATCTtcacacaagaacacacactggtgaaaaaccgttttcatgctcagtttgtggtcaagtaTTCGCACGCAAGGGACACTTAAATAGGCACGAAagaatccacacaggtgaaaaaccattttcatgcttggTTTGTGGTCGAAGATACACACACAAGGGAAGCTTAAATaatcatgcaagaacacacacgggtgaaaaaccattctcgtgttcagtttgtggtcagacatttacaCGGAAGGATTACTTAAATcttcacacaagaacccacactggtgaaaaaccattttcgtgttcagtttgtggtaaaacatttacacacaaggaaaccttaaaaaggcacacaagaacccacgctggtgaaaaaacatttttgtgttcagtttgtggtaaaacatttacacacaagggaagcttaaaagtgcacgcaagaacccacactggtgaaaaaacattttcctgttcagtttgtggtcagagaTGTACACAGAAGGATCACTTAAATCTTCACACAAggacccacactggtgaaaaaaaaatgtgctcaatttgtagtaaagccttttctaaaaACACATAA